In a genomic window of Pseudomonas mohnii:
- the betB gene encoding betaine-aldehyde dehydrogenase, translated as MARFELQKLYIDGAYSDASSDATFEAINPANGEVLAKVQRATKDDVERAVVSAEKGQKIWAAMTAMERSRILRRAVDILRERNDELAALETLDTGKAYSETRYVDIVTGADVLEYYAGLVPAIEGEQIPLRTTSFVYTRREPLGVVAGIGAWNYPIQIALWKSAPALAAGNAMIFKPSEVTSLTTLKLAEIYTEAGLPAGVFNVLTGSGREVGTWLTEHPRIEKVSFTGGTDTGKKVMASASSSSLKDVTMELGGKSPLIICDDADLDRAADTAMMANFYSSGQVCTNGTRVFVPKHLKAAFEAKIVERVARIRVGNPQDENTNFGPLVSFAHMESVLGYIAKGKEEGARLLCGGERLTDGEFAKGAFVAPTVFTDCTDDMTIVREEIFGPVMAILTYETEEEVIRRANDTDFGLAAGIVTRDLNRAHRVIHQLEAGICWINAWGESDAKMPVGGYKQSGVGRENGISSLNNFTRIKSVQVELGEYVSVF; from the coding sequence ATGGCCCGTTTCGAACTGCAAAAACTCTACATCGATGGCGCGTACTCCGACGCCAGCAGCGACGCCACTTTCGAAGCCATCAACCCGGCTAACGGTGAAGTCCTCGCAAAGGTACAGCGTGCAACCAAGGACGACGTCGAGCGCGCGGTGGTCAGCGCTGAAAAGGGTCAGAAAATCTGGGCGGCAATGACCGCGATGGAGCGTTCGCGCATCCTGCGTCGCGCCGTGGACATCCTGCGTGAGCGCAACGATGAGCTGGCCGCCCTGGAAACCCTGGACACCGGCAAGGCATATTCCGAAACCCGCTACGTCGACATCGTCACCGGCGCTGACGTGCTGGAGTACTACGCAGGTCTGGTGCCCGCCATCGAAGGCGAACAGATCCCGCTGCGGACCACCTCGTTCGTCTACACCCGTCGCGAGCCGCTGGGCGTCGTGGCCGGTATCGGCGCGTGGAACTACCCGATTCAGATCGCCCTGTGGAAATCCGCGCCAGCCCTGGCGGCCGGTAACGCGATGATCTTCAAGCCAAGCGAAGTCACTTCCCTGACGACCCTGAAACTGGCCGAGATCTACACCGAGGCTGGCCTGCCAGCTGGCGTGTTCAACGTTCTGACCGGCAGCGGCCGCGAAGTCGGCACCTGGCTGACCGAGCACCCGCGCATCGAAAAAGTTTCGTTCACCGGCGGCACCGACACCGGCAAGAAAGTCATGGCCAGCGCTTCGAGCTCTTCGCTCAAGGACGTGACCATGGAACTGGGCGGCAAATCCCCGCTGATCATCTGCGACGACGCCGACCTCGATCGCGCTGCCGACACCGCAATGATGGCCAACTTCTACAGCTCCGGTCAGGTCTGCACCAACGGCACTCGCGTATTCGTGCCGAAGCACCTCAAAGCTGCTTTCGAAGCCAAGATCGTTGAACGCGTTGCGCGCATCCGAGTCGGCAATCCGCAAGACGAAAACACCAACTTCGGCCCGCTGGTCAGCTTCGCCCACATGGAAAGCGTGCTGGGCTACATCGCCAAGGGCAAGGAAGAAGGTGCCCGCCTGCTGTGCGGCGGCGAACGTCTTACCGACGGTGAATTCGCCAAGGGCGCGTTCGTGGCCCCGACCGTGTTCACTGACTGCACTGACGACATGACCATCGTCCGTGAAGAAATCTTTGGCCCGGTGATGGCGATCCTCACCTACGAAACCGAAGAAGAAGTGATCCGTCGCGCCAACGACACCGACTTCGGCCTGGCCGCCGGTATCGTCACCCGCGACCTGAACCGCGCTCACCGCGTGATTCATCAACTGGAAGCCGGTATCTGCTGGATCAACGCCTGGGGCGAATCCGACGCCAAGATGCCGGTTGGCGGTTACAAGCAGTCGGGTGTGGGTCGTGAGAATGGCATCAGCTCGCTGAACAACTTCACCCGCATCAAATCGGTACAGGTCGAGCTGGGTGAGTACGTCTCGGTATTTTGA
- the choV gene encoding choline ABC transporter ATP-binding protein, which produces MSIIRFDNVDVIFSKDPREALKLLDQGMTRNEILKKTGQIVGVEKASLDIEKGEICVLMGLSGSGKSSLLRCINGLNTVSRGKLFVEHEGKQIDIASCTPAELKMMRTKRIAMVFQKFALMPWLTVRENISFGLEMQGRPEKERRKLVDDKLELVGLTQWRNKKPNELSGGMQQRVGLARALAMDADILLMDEPFSALDPLIRQGLQDELLELQRKLSKTIVFVSHDLDEALKLGSRIAIMKDGRIIQYSVPEEIVLNPADDYVRTFVAHTNPLNVLCGRSLMRTLDNCKRINGSVCLDPGGDSWLDLAEGNTIKGARQNGSALDLQNWVPGQAVEGLGRRPTLVDSNIGMRDALQIRYQTGNKLVLHDNNHVVGILGDSELYHALLGKNLG; this is translated from the coding sequence ATGAGCATTATTCGCTTCGATAACGTCGACGTTATCTTCTCCAAGGATCCACGCGAGGCACTCAAGCTGCTGGATCAAGGCATGACCCGTAACGAGATCCTGAAAAAGACCGGGCAGATCGTGGGGGTCGAAAAGGCCAGCCTGGATATCGAAAAAGGTGAAATCTGCGTACTGATGGGCTTGTCCGGTTCCGGCAAATCCAGCCTGTTGCGCTGCATCAACGGCCTCAACACCGTCAGCCGCGGCAAGCTGTTCGTCGAGCACGAAGGCAAGCAGATCGACATTGCGTCCTGTACCCCCGCAGAACTGAAAATGATGCGCACCAAGCGCATTGCGATGGTGTTCCAGAAGTTCGCCCTGATGCCCTGGCTGACAGTGCGCGAGAACATCAGCTTCGGCCTCGAAATGCAGGGCCGTCCCGAGAAAGAACGGCGCAAACTGGTGGACGACAAGCTTGAGCTGGTGGGCCTGACCCAGTGGCGCAACAAGAAACCCAACGAGCTGTCCGGTGGTATGCAACAACGCGTGGGCCTGGCCCGCGCCCTGGCGATGGACGCCGACATTCTGCTGATGGACGAACCGTTCTCGGCGCTCGACCCGCTGATCCGCCAGGGCCTGCAGGACGAACTGCTGGAACTGCAACGCAAGCTGAGCAAAACCATTGTGTTCGTGAGCCACGACCTCGATGAAGCCCTGAAGCTCGGCAGCCGTATCGCGATCATGAAAGACGGCCGGATCATCCAGTACAGCGTGCCGGAAGAGATCGTGCTGAACCCGGCGGACGACTACGTGCGAACCTTCGTGGCCCACACCAACCCGCTGAACGTCCTGTGCGGTCGCAGCCTGATGCGCACCCTGGACAACTGCAAGCGCATCAACGGTTCGGTATGCCTCGATCCTGGCGGCGATTCCTGGCTGGACCTGGCGGAAGGCAACACCATCAAGGGCGCACGCCAGAACGGCTCGGCACTGGACCTGCAGAACTGGGTACCGGGTCAGGCGGTGGAAGGTTTGGGTCGTCGGCCAACGCTGGTGGATTCGAACATCGGCATGCGCGATGCACTGCAGATTCGTTATCAGACCGGCAACAAACTGGTGCTGCACGACAACAACCACGTGGTCGGGATCCTCGGCGACAGCGAGCTGTACCACGCGCTGCTCGGCAAGAACCTGGGGTAA
- a CDS encoding choline ABC transporter substrate-binding protein encodes MKGSPSLLLAAMLSLPLLAQAAEPAQCSTVNFSDVGWTDITATTATTSVVLDALGYKTKTTMISVPVTYKSLADGKNMDVFLGNWMPTMENDIKAYRDAGTVDTVRTNLKGAKYTLAVPQALYDKGLHDFADIAKFKKELDGKIYGIEPGNDGNRLIQSMIDKNAFGLKDAGFKVVESSEAGMLSQVDRAQKRDTAVVFLGWAPHPMNKRFKIQYLTGGDDYFGPDFGAATVLTNTRKGYAQECSNVGQLLKNLEFTVDMESTLMGNILDDKMKPDAAAKAWLKKNPQVLDTWLAGVTTIDGKPGLEAVKAKLAQ; translated from the coding sequence ATGAAAGGTTCCCCGTCGTTGTTGTTGGCCGCCATGCTTAGTCTGCCGCTCCTGGCGCAAGCCGCCGAGCCGGCACAATGCAGTACCGTAAACTTCTCCGATGTCGGCTGGACCGACATCACCGCGACAACCGCAACCACCAGCGTCGTACTCGATGCCCTCGGCTACAAGACCAAGACCACAATGATTTCCGTGCCGGTGACCTACAAGTCGCTGGCCGATGGCAAGAACATGGATGTCTTCCTGGGGAACTGGATGCCGACCATGGAAAACGACATCAAGGCCTACCGCGATGCCGGCACCGTGGACACCGTGCGCACCAACCTCAAAGGCGCCAAATACACCCTGGCGGTCCCACAGGCCCTGTATGACAAAGGCCTGCACGATTTCGCCGACATCGCCAAGTTCAAGAAAGAGCTCGATGGCAAGATCTACGGGATCGAACCGGGCAATGACGGTAACCGCCTGATCCAGAGTATGATCGACAAGAACGCCTTCGGCCTCAAAGACGCCGGTTTCAAAGTGGTTGAATCCAGTGAAGCCGGCATGCTCTCCCAGGTCGACCGCGCGCAGAAACGCGACACCGCCGTGGTGTTCCTCGGCTGGGCCCCCCACCCGATGAACAAGCGTTTCAAAATCCAATACCTCACCGGCGGCGACGATTATTTCGGCCCGGATTTCGGTGCAGCAACCGTCCTGACCAATACCCGCAAGGGGTACGCCCAGGAATGCAGCAACGTGGGTCAGTTGCTGAAGAATCTGGAGTTCACTGTCGACATGGAAAGCACCCTCATGGGCAACATCCTGGACGACAAGATGAAGCCTGACGCGGCCGCCAAGGCCTGGCTGAAAAAGAATCCACAGGTGCTCGATACCTGGCTCGCTGGCGTGACCACCATTGACGGTAAACCAGGCCTGGAGGCCGTGAAAGCCAAGCTCGCGCAGTAA
- the betI gene encoding transcriptional regulator BetI, producing MPKVGMQPIRRQQLIEATLQAVDQVGMGDASIALIARLAGVSNGIISHYFQDKNGLIAATMRYLMSVLSESVTLRRQALADDSPRAHLRVIIEGNFDASQVNGPAMKTWLAFWATSMHQPSLHRLQRINDHRLYSNLCCQFRRVLPLDQARSAARGLAALIDGLWLRGALSGDAFDTGQAQQIAYEYMDIQLAKQVS from the coding sequence ATGCCCAAGGTCGGTATGCAACCCATCCGTCGCCAGCAATTGATCGAAGCCACTTTGCAGGCCGTCGATCAGGTCGGAATGGGGGACGCCAGCATTGCGCTGATCGCCCGTTTGGCCGGTGTCTCGAATGGCATCATCAGTCACTATTTTCAGGACAAGAACGGCCTGATCGCCGCCACGATGCGGTATCTGATGAGCGTCCTGAGCGAGAGCGTCACCCTGCGCCGACAGGCGCTGGCGGATGACAGCCCCCGGGCGCATCTGCGGGTGATCATCGAAGGCAACTTCGACGCCAGCCAGGTCAATGGCCCGGCAATGAAAACCTGGCTGGCCTTCTGGGCCACCAGCATGCACCAGCCGTCTTTGCACAGGTTGCAGCGGATCAACGATCACCGTCTGTATTCCAACCTGTGCTGCCAGTTCCGCCGCGTGTTGCCGCTCGATCAAGCGCGCAGCGCCGCCCGTGGACTGGCAGCCCTCATTGACGGGTTGTGGTTGCGCGGCGCGTTGTCGGGAGACGCTTTCGACACCGGGCAGGCGCAGCAGATCGCTTACGAATACATGGATATCCAATTGGCCAAGCAGGTGAGTTAG
- the choW gene encoding choline ABC transporter permease subunit, translating to MLIDQKIPLGQYIAGFVEWLTQHGASTFDAIAVTLETMIHGVTFALTWFNPLALIGLIALLAHFIQRKWGLTVFVIASFLLILNLGYWQETMETLAQVMFATLVCVVIGVPLGIVAAHKPMFYTLMRPVLDLMQTVPTFVYLIPTLTLFGLGVVPGLISTVVFAIAAPIRLTYLGIRDVPEELMDAGKAFGCSRRQLLSRIELPHAMPSIAAGITQCIMLSLSMVVIAALVGADGLGKPVVNALNTADIALGFEAGLAIVLLAIMLDRICKQPDAKVGGDA from the coding sequence ATGCTGATTGATCAGAAAATCCCCCTAGGCCAGTACATCGCGGGCTTCGTTGAATGGTTGACGCAACACGGCGCCAGCACCTTCGACGCAATCGCCGTGACACTGGAAACGATGATCCACGGCGTGACTTTTGCGCTGACCTGGTTCAACCCGCTGGCATTGATCGGCCTCATCGCGCTACTGGCACACTTCATCCAACGCAAATGGGGCCTGACCGTATTCGTCATTGCCTCCTTTCTGCTGATCCTCAATCTGGGTTACTGGCAGGAAACCATGGAAACCCTCGCCCAGGTGATGTTCGCCACCCTGGTCTGCGTAGTCATCGGTGTCCCCCTGGGCATCGTCGCCGCGCACAAACCGATGTTCTACACGCTGATGCGTCCGGTACTCGATCTGATGCAGACCGTACCGACGTTCGTGTACCTCATTCCTACCCTGACCCTTTTCGGTCTGGGTGTGGTCCCGGGCCTGATTTCGACGGTGGTGTTCGCGATTGCCGCGCCCATCCGCCTGACCTACCTGGGTATCCGCGATGTTCCGGAAGAATTGATGGACGCCGGCAAGGCCTTTGGCTGCTCGCGCCGTCAGTTGCTCTCGCGAATCGAACTGCCCCACGCCATGCCAAGCATCGCGGCCGGCATCACCCAGTGCATCATGCTGTCGTTGTCGATGGTGGTGATCGCGGCACTGGTGGGCGCCGATGGCCTGGGCAAACCGGTGGTCAACGCACTGAATACCGCTGATATCGCCCTGGGCTTCGAAGCCGGCCTGGCGATCGTACTGCTGGCGATCATGCTCGACCGTATCTGCAAACAACCCGACGCCAAAGTAGGGGGTGACGCATGA
- a CDS encoding BCCT family transporter, which yields MFYTSTALILLLTAILIIAPQEAGRMLGTAQAWLSRSFGWYYMVVIAAYLIFVVGLAFSSYGKLKLGSKDDTPDFSYGAWAGMLFSSGIGISLLYFGASEPLDHYFNPPEGVAGSNLAARQAVQLTFLHWGLHGWAIYALVGLAVAYFAYRHNQPLALRSALYPLVGERWVKGAAGHAVDGFGMFVTLLGLVTNLGIGSLQVSSGLENLFGMQHSNTNLLIVIIVMSTVATIAAVSGVENGIRRLSNLNIVLFSGLLIFVLLFGPTLHLLNGFVQNVGDYLNGVVLKTFDLYVYEGDSEKSDRWLGLWTLFYWAWWISWAPFVGMFVARISRGRTVREMVAGVLLIPLGFTLAWLSIFGNSALDLVMNHGAVELGKTALEQPSMAIYQLLEHYPASKVVIGVSIFVGFVLFLTPADSGAVMMANLSCKGGNVDEDAPHWLRIFWSVVITLVTIGLLFAGNFEAMQTMVVLAGLPFSVVLVFFMFGLHKAMRQDVQIEQEQAELAARGRRGFSERLTQLDLQPSQSIVQRFMDKHVSPALQDATAQMRAQGLEVQTLLGKSKRCMGVRVEMEEGNPFVYEVSLDGYLATPTESAQSDETRQRYYRAEVYLHNGSQDYDLMGFTQDQITRDVLDQFESHRQLLGRVYS from the coding sequence GTGTTCTACACCTCTACCGCGTTGATTCTGTTGTTGACCGCCATTCTGATCATCGCCCCGCAAGAGGCCGGCAGAATGCTCGGCACCGCTCAGGCCTGGTTGTCCCGCAGCTTCGGCTGGTACTACATGGTGGTGATCGCCGCCTATCTGATTTTCGTCGTCGGCCTGGCGTTTTCGTCCTACGGCAAGCTCAAGCTCGGCAGCAAGGACGACACGCCGGACTTCAGCTACGGCGCCTGGGCGGGGATGCTGTTCTCGTCGGGTATCGGCATCTCGCTGTTGTACTTCGGTGCGTCCGAGCCGCTGGACCACTATTTCAACCCGCCGGAAGGCGTGGCGGGCAGCAACCTCGCCGCGCGTCAGGCGGTTCAGCTGACATTCCTGCACTGGGGCCTGCACGGCTGGGCGATCTATGCGCTGGTCGGCCTGGCCGTGGCGTACTTTGCCTATCGGCATAACCAGCCGCTGGCGTTGCGTTCGGCGTTGTACCCGCTGGTGGGCGAACGGTGGGTCAAGGGCGCGGCGGGTCATGCGGTGGACGGCTTCGGCATGTTCGTGACCCTGTTGGGTCTGGTGACCAACCTGGGGATTGGTTCGCTGCAAGTGTCGTCGGGCCTTGAAAACCTGTTCGGCATGCAGCACAGCAACACCAACCTGCTGATCGTCATCATCGTGATGAGCACCGTGGCGACCATCGCTGCGGTGTCGGGTGTGGAAAACGGCATCCGTCGTCTGTCCAACCTGAACATCGTGCTGTTCAGCGGCCTGCTGATTTTCGTGCTGCTGTTCGGCCCGACCCTGCACCTGCTCAACGGCTTTGTGCAGAACGTCGGTGATTACCTGAACGGCGTGGTGCTGAAAACCTTCGACCTCTATGTGTACGAAGGCGACAGTGAGAAGTCCGACCGCTGGTTGGGCCTGTGGACCCTGTTCTACTGGGCCTGGTGGATTTCCTGGGCGCCATTCGTGGGCATGTTCGTCGCGCGTATCTCCCGTGGTCGCACGGTGCGTGAGATGGTGGCCGGCGTGCTGCTGATTCCGCTGGGTTTCACCCTGGCGTGGCTGTCGATCTTCGGTAACTCGGCGCTGGACCTGGTGATGAACCACGGTGCGGTGGAGCTCGGCAAGACGGCGCTGGAGCAGCCGTCCATGGCGATCTACCAATTGCTGGAGCATTACCCGGCGTCGAAGGTTGTGATCGGCGTGTCGATCTTTGTCGGTTTCGTGCTGTTCCTGACCCCGGCGGATTCCGGCGCGGTGATGATGGCCAACCTTTCGTGCAAGGGCGGCAACGTCGATGAAGACGCCCCGCACTGGCTGCGGATCTTCTGGTCGGTGGTGATCACCCTGGTGACCATTGGCCTGCTGTTCGCCGGTAACTTCGAAGCGATGCAAACCATGGTCGTGCTGGCTGGTTTGCCGTTCTCGGTGGTGCTGGTGTTCTTCATGTTCGGCTTGCACAAGGCCATGCGCCAGGACGTGCAGATCGAACAGGAACAAGCCGAGTTGGCGGCGCGCGGTCGTCGTGGTTTCAGCGAGCGCTTGACGCAACTGGACCTGCAACCGAGCCAGTCGATCGTTCAGCGTTTCATGGACAAGCATGTGAGTCCGGCGTTGCAGGATGCGACGGCGCAAATGCGTGCTCAAGGCCTGGAAGTTCAGACGCTGCTGGGCAAGTCCAAGCGTTGCATGGGCGTGCGGGTCGAGATGGAAGAGGGCAACCCGTTTGTCTACGAAGTGAGCCTGGACGGCTACCTGGCCACGCCAACCGAATCGGCTCAGTCGGATGAAACGCGCCAGCGTTACTACCGCGCCGAGGTGTACCTGCACAACGGCAGCCAGGACTACGACTTGATGGGCTTCACCCAGGATCAGATCACCCGTGACGTGCTCGATCAGTTTGAAAGCCATCGGCAGCTCCTTGGCCGGGTGTACAGCTAA
- the betA gene encoding choline dehydrogenase codes for MSQEFDYIIIGAGSAGNTLATRLTEDEGVTVLLLEAGGPDYRSDFRTQMPAALAFPLQGRRYNWAYETDPEPHMDGRRMECGRGKGLGGSSLINGMCYIRGNAMDYDGWAKLPGLEDWSYLDCLPYFRKAETRDIGPNDYHGGEGPVSVTTPKAGNNPLFHAMVEAGVQAGYPRTEDLNGYQQEGFGPMDRTVTPKGRRSSTARGYLDIAKKRSTLTIVTHALTDKILFEGKRAVGVRYLVGAAEERVEVKARKEVLLCSGAIASPQILQRSGVGPAELLKKLDIPVVHDLPGVGENLQDHLELYLQYACTQPVSLYPSLLWWNQPAIGAEWLFNGTGIGASNQFEAGGFIRTRPEFEWPNIQYHFLPVAINYNGSNGVKEHGFQAHMGSMRSPSRGRIQAKSKDPRQHPSILFNYMATEQDWQEFRDGIRLTREIMQQPALDAFRGREISPGIDVQTDEQLDKFIREHAETAFHPSCSCKMGTDEMAVVDGEGRVHGMQGLRVVDASIMPIITTGNLNAPTIMIAEKIADKIRGRKPLPRSKAAYYVAGDAPVKGKPVREVSQATQ; via the coding sequence ATGTCCCAAGAATTCGATTACATCATCATCGGTGCCGGCTCGGCCGGTAACACCCTGGCGACCCGTCTGACTGAAGACGAAGGCGTCACCGTCCTGCTGCTCGAAGCGGGCGGCCCGGACTACCGTTCCGACTTCCGCACGCAGATGCCGGCCGCCCTGGCGTTCCCGCTGCAAGGGCGTCGCTACAACTGGGCCTACGAAACCGATCCGGAACCCCACATGGACGGTCGTCGCATGGAGTGCGGGCGCGGCAAGGGCCTGGGCGGTTCTTCGCTGATCAACGGCATGTGCTACATCCGCGGCAACGCCATGGACTACGACGGCTGGGCCAAACTGCCAGGCCTGGAAGACTGGTCGTATCTGGACTGCCTGCCGTATTTCCGCAAAGCGGAAACACGCGACATCGGCCCCAACGACTACCATGGTGGCGAAGGCCCGGTCAGCGTGACCACGCCCAAGGCCGGCAACAACCCGCTGTTCCACGCCATGGTCGAGGCCGGCGTGCAGGCCGGTTACCCGCGTACCGAAGACTTGAACGGCTACCAGCAAGAAGGCTTCGGCCCGATGGACCGTACCGTGACGCCCAAGGGCCGTCGCTCCAGTACCGCGCGCGGCTACCTGGACATCGCCAAGAAGCGTTCGACCCTGACCATCGTTACCCACGCCCTGACCGACAAGATCCTGTTCGAAGGCAAGCGTGCGGTCGGCGTGCGTTACCTGGTCGGCGCCGCCGAAGAGCGTGTCGAGGTCAAGGCACGCAAGGAAGTGCTGTTGTGCTCCGGCGCCATCGCTTCGCCGCAGATCCTGCAACGCTCCGGTGTCGGCCCGGCCGAACTGTTGAAAAAGCTCGATATTCCGGTGGTCCACGACCTGCCGGGCGTCGGTGAAAACCTGCAGGACCACCTTGAGCTGTACCTGCAATACGCGTGCACCCAACCGGTCTCGCTGTACCCATCGCTGTTGTGGTGGAACCAGCCGGCCATCGGTGCCGAATGGCTGTTCAACGGCACCGGCATCGGCGCCAGCAACCAGTTCGAAGCCGGCGGTTTCATCCGCACCCGTCCGGAATTCGAGTGGCCGAACATCCAATACCACTTCCTGCCGGTAGCGATTAACTACAACGGCAGCAACGGTGTGAAAGAGCACGGCTTCCAGGCGCACATGGGGTCCATGCGTTCGCCGAGCCGCGGGCGTATCCAGGCCAAGTCCAAGGACCCGCGCCAGCACCCGAGCATCCTGTTCAACTACATGGCCACCGAGCAGGACTGGCAGGAGTTCCGCGACGGCATCCGCCTGACCCGCGAAATCATGCAACAGCCGGCACTGGACGCCTTCCGTGGCCGCGAAATCAGCCCCGGCATCGACGTGCAAACCGACGAGCAACTGGACAAGTTCATCCGCGAGCACGCTGAAACCGCGTTCCACCCGTCCTGCTCGTGCAAGATGGGCACCGACGAGATGGCCGTGGTCGATGGCGAAGGTCGCGTGCATGGCATGCAGGGTCTGCGCGTGGTCGACGCCTCGATCATGCCGATCATCACCACCGGCAACCTCAACGCGCCCACGATCATGATCGCCGAGAAAATCGCCGACAAGATCCGTGGTCGCAAGCCACTGCCACGCAGCAAGGCTGCCTACTACGTGGCCGGAGATGCGCCGGTGAAGGGCAAGCCGGTGCGGGAAGTGAGCCAGGCAACTCAGTAA